GCCAGGCCCAGGCGAAATCCGGATACAGAGCCGGCGAAATCCAGAACCCCCGGGCGAACGCGGCCAGGCTGAACGGCGGCCGGCCCTCCGCGGGAAGGCTCACGTCGTCGCTCTTGAAGAAATACAGCGCGACGCCGGCAACCAGCGCAGCCGCGCACACGAGGTACCCCACGCCGAAGTTCCCGCTGACGACGGCGGCAATCACCGCGCCGATCAGGATGCCCACCGTCTGCCCCATGGCTGCGAGCCCGCCCACCGTGCCGCGCTGCGGCACCGGCACCCGGTCCGGGATGGCAGCAGTGATGGCGGCGTACGCCCCGTTGCAGCCAGCCTGGACCAGGCACCACAGGAACGTCATGACGGCCACGTTCGGGGCGCCGGCCAGGGCGATCAGCGCGACGGCTCCAAGGATGGCCCCGAAGAGCACCCACGGAACGCGGCGGCCCAGCCGCGACGTGGTGCGATCGCTGAAGGCGCCGAACAGCGGGTTGGCCACCAGCGAGACGGCTGCTCCGGCGCCGGTGACGAGCGCCAGGATGGCTTCCTTGTCGCCTTCGCTGAAATGAGCCGCCTGCTGGCCGAGCAGCACCTGGATGGGCCCGAAGAAAGCCGCATTGATGCCGACATTCACCAGCACCACGCCGGTGGTCCAGAGCGGGCGGACGCGCCGCTTCGGCTCGGCGAGGGCCGCCGTGCGCCATTCCCCCGGCGATGCAGCCGCAACGGAAGGATCCGGGACGTGCCCCGGCAGGTCGGACAGGCTCATTGCGGCTCCCCCCAAGGAACTGATGGTCGGTGTACTTTCAGACTATCGTGAGCACCACGGCCCGCACCCGGGTTGTCCACAGCCATTCCGAGGAGAACCAATGACCGCTTCGCCCGCAGACACGCCCCAGGGTTCCACCACCCCGGCCGCCCCAGCATTAATACCGCCGACCTCTACGACGAACGCGGCGAGGAACTCGATTCGTTAGCGCTGCAGTTCCAGTCGCTGGGCGGGCTGTCGCACTTCAGCGGGCCGGTCCGCACCATTAGGTGCCTCGAGGACAACGCCCTGGTCAAGTCCACCCTGGGGACGCCGGGCGAGGGCGCCGTGCTGGTGGTGGACGGCGGCGGCTCCCTTCGCACAGCGCTCATGGGGGACATGATCGCGGCGAGCGCCGTGGCGAACGGCTGGGCCGGCGTCGTCATAAACGGCGCAGTAAGGGACCGCGAGGTCCTCGCCGACCTGCCGCTCGGGGTCAAGGCGCTGGGCAGCAATCCGCGCAAGAGCGCAAAGGACGGCGCCGGAGAGACCGATGTTGAGCTGGAGATCGACGGCGTCACGGTGCGCCCCGGCGCCATGATCTGGTGCGATCCGGACGGGATCCTGGTGGAACGCTGAGGTAAATTCCTCATTTCGCAGGGCTTTCACAGAGCCAGGGGAACAAATCACGACGTAAGATAGTTACTGAAAGCAACTATCAAGCTTGAATCCCCTTTCTTTGTAATGGAGCAGTCATGTCCAAAACCGCCGCCGGGCCCGCAGCCGGGGACGTCCTGACCAAGCGTCAGACCATCACAGTGATGGTGGGTCTCATGCTCGGCATGTTCCTGTCATCACTGGACCAGACCATCGTGTCCACGTCGATCTACACCATCGCAAACGACCTCGACGGCCTCTCCCTGCAGGCCTGGGCCACCACGGCATACCTCATCACGTCCACGGTGAGCACACCGCTGTACGGCAAGCTCAGCGACATCTTCGGCCGCCGCCCGCTCTACTTGGCCGCCATCGTGATCTTCCTGGCCGGCTCCCTGTACGCCGGTTCCGTGCATTCCATGACCGAGCTGGCCATCGCCCGCGGCATCCAGGGCATGGGCGCCGGCGGCCTGCTGGCCCTTGCGCTGACCATCATCGGCGACATTGTGGCCCTTAAGGACCGGGCCAAGTTCCAGGGCTACTTCATGTCCGTCTTCGGCATCTCCTCCGTCCTGGGACCCGTGGTGGGCGGCGCCTTCGCAGGCTCCGCGAACATCCTGGGCTTCGACGGCTGGCGCTGGGTGTTCTTCATCAACCTGCCCATCGGCCTCGCCGCGCTGGCGGTCGTCTTCCTGTACCTGCACCTGCCCGCCAAGCACGTGAAGCAGAAGATCGACTACTGGGGCGCCGCGGCCATCACGCTGGCCATCGTTCCGCTGCTTCTGGTGGCCGAACAGGGCCGCAGCTGGGGCTGGACCTCGGCGGGCTCCCTGCTGTGCATCGGCCTGGGCATCGTGGGCATCATCGCCTTCCTGCTGGCCGAGAAGCGCGCGGGCGACTACGCCCTCATTCCGCTCCGGCTCTTCCGCAACCTCACCTTCGGGCTGTCCTCGCTGCTGAACTTCATCATCGGCATTGGCATGTTCGGTGCCATCGCGATGCTCCCGATGTACCTCCAGCTGGTCAAGGGCCTCACCCCCACCGAGGCCGGCCTGATGATGATCACCTTCACCGTGGGCATCCTGACCGGTTCCATCACGGCCGGACGGACCATCTCGGCGTCGGGCACGTACCGGATCTTCCCCATCGTGGGCACGGCCGTGCTGACCGCCGCAGCCCTGGTAATGGGCTTCTCGTTGGGCGTGGAC
This genomic window from Arthrobacter sp. 24S4-2 contains:
- a CDS encoding MFS transporter, whose product is MSLSDLPGHVPDPSVAAASPGEWRTAALAEPKRRVRPLWTTGVVLVNVGINAAFFGPIQVLLGQQAAHFSEGDKEAILALVTGAGAAVSLVANPLFGAFSDRTTSRLGRRVPWVLFGAILGAVALIALAGAPNVAVMTFLWCLVQAGCNGAYAAITAAIPDRVPVPQRGTVGGLAAMGQTVGILIGAVIAAVVSGNFGVGYLVCAAALVAGVALYFFKSDDVSLPAEGRPPFSLAAFARGFWISPALYPDFAWAWLTRLLVNIGNHMVTLYLLFFLTDAVHVKETQGIEPAFGVLILTGLYAVMVIVTSVIGGPLSDRMGKRKPLVIASSVIIAVASLILAFAPTWAGAIAGATVLGIGFGAYLAVDFALITQVLPSALDRGKDLGVINIANSLPQVLAPLIAFPFVTLWGGYVSLYVAAAVIGLLGAVFVVKIKGVD
- the rraA gene encoding ribonuclease E activity regulator RraA translates to MNTADLYDERGEELDSLALQFQSLGGLSHFSGPVRTIRCLEDNALVKSTLGTPGEGAVLVVDGGGSLRTALMGDMIAASAVANGWAGVVINGAVRDREVLADLPLGVKALGSNPRKSAKDGAGETDVELEIDGVTVRPGAMIWCDPDGILVER
- a CDS encoding MDR family MFS transporter; amino-acid sequence: MSKTAAGPAAGDVLTKRQTITVMVGLMLGMFLSSLDQTIVSTSIYTIANDLDGLSLQAWATTAYLITSTVSTPLYGKLSDIFGRRPLYLAAIVIFLAGSLYAGSVHSMTELAIARGIQGMGAGGLLALALTIIGDIVALKDRAKFQGYFMSVFGISSVLGPVVGGAFAGSANILGFDGWRWVFFINLPIGLAALAVVFLYLHLPAKHVKQKIDYWGAAAITLAIVPLLLVAEQGRSWGWTSAGSLLCIGLGIVGIIAFLLAEKRAGDYALIPLRLFRNLTFGLSSLLNFIIGIGMFGAIAMLPMYLQLVKGLTPTEAGLMMITFTVGILTGSITAGRTISASGTYRIFPIVGTAVLTAAALVMGFSLGVDTGLWVPGVIAVFFGLGLGFCMQPLTLAMQVSVPPKDMGVGTSSAAFFRSMGGAVGTAVFISMLFSLAADRIATGMKDAMQNADYLKVLKDPAVAADPANAKLYEFFQNGASNDSLNDTSWLHTANPVLTRPITEGFAQSIDAVMLTAAVLTGIAFLISFALPNKKLTDPKAVAQRAASESVPAH